One part of the Sporosarcina ureae genome encodes these proteins:
- a CDS encoding L-cystine transporter — translation MNTFLLIVNIAGLLLLVGLLYRMNRKKVSFSKRVFTGLGLGIGYGLILHFAYGTESEILKQSMPWFNLIGTGYVKLLQMIVMPLVFISILAAFTKVTIGKNFGKMAGTILGMLVGTTAIAAIVGISVTLLFGLDASEIVSGEAEAARGLSMEENLETVADLSLPEKLIDLLPANPFLDFTGARPTSTIGVVIFAAFLGFAYLAITRRDEENAVTVKKGIDAIYALIMGVVRIVLRLTPYGILAIIARTVATSDFMAIYSLGKFVLASYVALIVMFGIHLLIITLSGLNPVTYVKKAGEALIFAFTSRSSAGTLPLTIHAQTNRLGVPEGIANFSGSFGLSIGQNGCAGIYPAMLAVMIAPSVGQNPLEPMFLLTLIAVVAISSFGVAGVGGGATFAAILVLSALNLPVALAGLLISVEPLIDMGRTAVNVSGSMTAGVTTARVTGELDKDMYNESLEKQTVEA, via the coding sequence ATGAATACTTTTTTACTTATTGTGAACATTGCGGGTCTATTGTTGCTCGTCGGCCTATTATATAGAATGAATCGCAAAAAGGTCTCATTTTCAAAACGCGTTTTTACGGGACTTGGGCTCGGGATTGGATACGGACTTATTTTACATTTTGCATACGGGACAGAGTCAGAAATCCTCAAGCAGTCGATGCCGTGGTTTAACTTAATCGGAACCGGCTATGTTAAATTACTGCAAATGATTGTTATGCCACTAGTTTTTATTTCCATCTTAGCGGCCTTTACGAAAGTAACTATCGGGAAAAACTTTGGGAAAATGGCAGGTACGATTTTAGGTATGCTCGTCGGGACTACCGCGATTGCTGCGATTGTAGGGATTTCAGTTACGCTTCTATTTGGACTGGACGCTTCTGAAATTGTGTCAGGAGAAGCAGAAGCGGCACGTGGGCTTTCTATGGAAGAAAACCTCGAAACGGTAGCCGATCTTTCGTTACCTGAGAAGCTCATTGATTTATTACCTGCTAATCCTTTCTTAGATTTCACAGGGGCACGTCCAACTTCAACTATTGGGGTCGTTATTTTTGCAGCATTCCTTGGGTTTGCTTACTTAGCGATTACAAGAAGAGATGAAGAAAATGCGGTCACGGTGAAAAAGGGAATTGACGCAATTTACGCATTGATCATGGGTGTTGTACGAATCGTTCTACGTTTGACGCCATATGGTATTTTGGCGATTATCGCGCGAACTGTCGCGACGTCTGACTTTATGGCAATCTACAGTCTCGGGAAGTTTGTCCTTGCTTCTTATGTCGCCTTAATCGTGATGTTCGGCATTCACTTGCTCATTATTACATTATCGGGATTAAATCCAGTGACATATGTGAAAAAAGCAGGTGAAGCATTAATATTTGCCTTCACATCACGCTCAAGTGCGGGTACATTACCGTTAACGATTCATGCACAAACAAACCGTTTAGGTGTACCTGAAGGGATCGCAAACTTTTCTGGTTCGTTTGGTTTATCCATCGGGCAAAATGGCTGTGCAGGAATTTACCCAGCGATGCTCGCTGTCATGATTGCTCCATCAGTAGGTCAAAACCCACTTGAACCAATGTTCTTATTGACATTGATCGCTGTTGTTGCGATTAGCTCATTTGGTGTAGCTGGCGTTGGGGGAGGCGCGACATTTGCTGCAATTCTCGTCTTGTCGGCACTAAATCTTCCCGTCGCACTCGCGGGGTTATTGATTTCGGTTGAACCATTAATCGACATGGGCCGAACTGCTGTAAACGTCAGTGGTTCAATGACAGCCGGTGTTACTACAGCCCGCGTGACTGGTGAACTTGATAAAGATATGTATAATGAATCACTTGAAAAACAAACAGTAGAAGCTTAA
- a CDS encoding DUF4181 domain-containing protein, producing the protein MENYGMTPGLWSELIIILLIVIFLIIIIPAIIRYKMGADKNKWFSFNHINKFHKKVDWTLRIIFLISILVSAVLPNEQPLLLPLISSFFVLSQIIVQSYVEWRFSDNRKNFKVTLIQFGLTFITLAGALFWIKYF; encoded by the coding sequence ATGGAGAACTATGGAATGACACCAGGGTTATGGTCAGAACTTATTATAATACTATTAATTGTTATTTTCCTGATTATTATTATTCCAGCTATAATTCGTTATAAAATGGGAGCGGATAAAAATAAGTGGTTTTCATTTAATCACATAAACAAGTTCCATAAAAAAGTCGATTGGACATTGCGTATAATTTTTCTGATTTCTATACTAGTAAGTGCAGTATTACCTAATGAACAGCCGCTTTTACTACCCCTAATTTCCAGCTTTTTCGTATTAAGTCAAATTATCGTCCAATCATATGTAGAGTGGAGATTTTCCGACAACAGAAAGAACTTCAAAGTAACCTTAATCCAATTTGGGTTAACATTTATTACGCTTGCAGGTGCACTTTTTTGGATAAAGTATTTCTAG
- a CDS encoding DUF4181 domain-containing protein, translated as MFSVEKKKISETPGKRIDRWGRGIILVVSLGSLPFVVVAEPVIIKWVCIFYCVVQYGFQSILEWKYLKGTNQHIVTFAYLLVGVILFYNAEYLFRLLR; from the coding sequence TTGTTTAGTGTAGAAAAAAAGAAGATTTCAGAAACCCCTGGTAAAAGAATTGACCGATGGGGAAGAGGTATTATTTTAGTCGTTTCTTTAGGTAGTCTTCCTTTTGTTGTGGTCGCAGAACCAGTTATAATAAAGTGGGTTTGTATCTTTTATTGCGTTGTACAATATGGTTTTCAATCCATTTTGGAGTGGAAATACTTAAAAGGGACTAATCAACATATTGTAACATTTGCTTATCTATTAGTAGGTGTAATTCTGTTCTACAATGCGGAGTACTTATTTCGATTATTGAGATGA
- a CDS encoding putative bifunctional diguanylate cyclase/phosphodiesterase, producing MHTISLPETSEHHALVDSLNRYQLVTHTDGEGLITYANQNYLTVSGWTPKRIIGKSFWQMFSDRAESQEIANAIWDRLLSGKTWVGKVEKMTRVGEPFFVNTLAVPTLSDFGELQSVFFLELDITEDIRLQERLGEIAFIDVETGLMSRHKLEQVVNESITTGTHFSFVYLTIDHYFTMKELQSQESETQLIQEFTNRLKRYFQDSPIARIDTNSFVVLTAFGDWYIQGFYDFLKQQPVYLSQNAQTLSISGGIVRFPEDQQTYMQLYKVAMTAADDVISQGGGRIASLSAQSHKILNRRLEIDRKMLTALDRNSLHVAYQPQLDVASDKITCYEALVRWEDEDLGVISPDELIPIAEENGLIEEIGAYVAEEAMTFVTKWHRIGNDMSISINSSIRESLNPQWKDRLISILNETGCPAHKVHLEFTEKFALKAEEEQSVLGQMSELQKLGLQFTLDDFGSGYASLRYLQHLPISSVKIDRVFIDALLSNPKTQKLIEGLILLTKKLNLYTIAEGVANEQQFELLKEMGIDAMQGHFIGMPLPAEQIEIQ from the coding sequence CGATAGTCTTAATAGATACCAATTAGTTACACATACAGACGGCGAAGGTCTAATCACCTATGCCAATCAAAATTACCTAACTGTCAGTGGTTGGACTCCTAAGCGTATTATAGGTAAATCCTTCTGGCAAATGTTCTCCGACCGAGCTGAAAGTCAGGAAATAGCGAATGCCATTTGGGACCGTTTATTGTCCGGCAAAACATGGGTGGGCAAGGTAGAAAAAATGACTCGCGTAGGCGAACCGTTCTTTGTCAATACACTGGCTGTTCCTACCCTCTCTGATTTTGGCGAACTGCAATCCGTGTTTTTCCTAGAGCTTGATATCACAGAAGATATCCGCTTGCAGGAACGTTTAGGAGAAATTGCATTCATTGATGTGGAAACTGGACTCATGAGCCGACATAAGTTGGAACAAGTAGTCAATGAATCCATCACAACTGGCACGCATTTTTCATTCGTCTATTTGACAATTGATCATTATTTCACTATGAAAGAGCTGCAATCCCAGGAATCTGAGACACAGCTGATCCAAGAATTTACCAACCGACTAAAGCGCTACTTCCAAGATAGCCCCATTGCGCGTATCGATACGAATAGCTTTGTTGTGTTGACAGCTTTCGGAGATTGGTATATTCAAGGTTTTTATGATTTCTTGAAGCAGCAGCCCGTCTACCTCAGCCAAAACGCACAGACCCTATCGATCAGTGGCGGGATCGTACGTTTCCCAGAAGATCAACAAACATATATGCAACTCTATAAAGTGGCAATGACAGCTGCGGATGACGTGATCAGTCAAGGTGGCGGGCGGATAGCATCCCTTTCTGCTCAGTCCCATAAAATTCTGAACCGACGATTGGAAATTGACCGCAAGATGCTAACCGCACTCGATCGCAATTCATTACACGTAGCTTATCAGCCTCAACTCGATGTGGCTAGCGATAAAATCACTTGCTACGAAGCACTCGTGCGCTGGGAAGATGAAGATTTAGGTGTCATCAGTCCTGACGAATTGATTCCCATTGCAGAAGAAAATGGCTTGATTGAAGAAATCGGCGCCTATGTTGCAGAAGAAGCCATGACGTTCGTGACGAAATGGCATCGCATTGGTAATGATATGAGTATTTCTATTAACTCGTCCATTCGCGAATCACTGAATCCGCAATGGAAAGATCGCTTGATTTCTATTTTAAATGAGACCGGTTGCCCTGCGCATAAAGTACATCTTGAATTCACAGAGAAATTTGCACTTAAAGCGGAAGAAGAGCAATCCGTACTGGGGCAAATGTCAGAACTGCAAAAACTCGGTTTGCAGTTTACGCTTGACGACTTTGGTTCGGGATATGCATCATTGCGCTACTTGCAACATTTACCGATTTCTAGCGTGAAGATTGATCGCGTCTTTATTGATGCGTTGCTAAGCAATCCAAAGACACAAAAGTTGATCGAAGGATTGATTCTTCTTACCAAGAAATTAAACTTATATACAATTGCAGAAGGTGTCGCCAATGAACAGCAATTTGAATTGCTGAAAGAGATGGGCATTGATGCTATGCAAGGTCACTTCATCGGCATGCCGTTGCCTGCTGAGCAGATCGAAATTCAATAA